One bacterium genomic window, AGACGTACAAACGGAATGCGCTAAATAACGGTTTCCTCGCGGTTGAGGCTCCCGAACTGGTGAACGAGTTGAAACGGAAATTCGGGAAAGACCATTTGACCGTCAGGACCGCGATCAATGCGACGGTCGATTTCACAACTTCGGTACTGACAGCGAACGGCAAAACGTATCCGATCAGCCCGGTTGGTGCGGCGGCCCAGGAACTGGTCCTGGCCGGTGGATTAGAGAATTGGGTTAAACAGAGAATATAGAGGACAACCATGGCTCACGACGGCCCCTTAGACAAATCACTCTCCCGGCAGATCGCTGAATTTGCGGTCAGTCTTCGCTACGAACAACTTCCCAAAGAAGTGGTCCACGAGGTAAAACGTTACCTCTACGACTCAGTCGGCTGCGCTCTCGGTGGTTCGAAGACCAAAGATGTCGGCATCCTCCGCGATATCTACACCGATTTCGGCGGCAAAGCCGAAGCTACCACACTGATCTTCGGCGACAAGATGCCGGCGGTCAATGCGACGCTCGTTAATTCGTTGATGATCCGTGCGCTCGATTTTAACGATATCTACTGGAAAGAGGATCCGTCGCATCCGTCGGATATCATCCCGGCGGCGCTCTCTGTCGGCGAGATGATGAATAGCTCGATGGAAGAAGTTATTGTCGCGATCGTTCTCGCCTATGAGTTCGAACAGCGATTGTGCGAATTTGCGGTCCCCGGCGTGCGGGAACGGAAATGGCACCATGCGACCCTCACCCAATTTGTTTCGCCGATCGTCGCCGGTAAGCTGATGCATCTGTCGGTCGACCAGATGGTCAATGCGATCGGCATCAACGGTTGCCATAACCATACGATCGGTTGCCCGACTGCCGGGAAACTGACCATGATGAAAAACACGGTCGACCCGATGGCGACCCAGACCGGCGTTTTTGCCGCGATGATGGCTAAGCGCGGCTACACAGGCACCGAAGCGGTCTTCGAAGGAAAAGAAGGATTCATGGATTGCTTCGGCCCAGGCTGGGCCAAGCAGAACCTGGTCGGCGGGCTGGGGCAGAGCTATCGGATCATGCAGTGCAGCATGAAGGCGTTCCCGACCGAAGCGCTGACCCACACGCATATCACGGCGACGCTCAAGACGATCAAGGATAACGATATCAAGACCGACCAGATTGACACCGTGACTGTCACCACGATTGCGCGCGCCTGCGATATTTTGTTCGACCCGCACAAGTACCGTCCCGAATCCCGCGAGACCGCGGATCACTCGCTGCCGTATTGTATCGCGGCGGCAATTGTCGACCGGAAGATCACCACGCAGTCATTCTCCGATGAAAAGATGAAAGACCCGCGCATCTGGGATGTGATCGACAAGATCAAGGGAGAAGCCTCCAAAGAATTCGAGGCGATGTTCCCCGCGAAGCAGCCCTCGAAAGTGGTCGTGAAAACGAAAGATGGCCGCGAGTTTTCGTCCTATCTCGAGTATCCGAAAGGGGACCCGCGCGAGCCGATGACGATGGAGGATCTGGATACCAAATTCGGCGCACTGGCCGAGGGTATCCTGACGGCTGACCGTCAGAAACAGTGGCGCGACTCAATCATGAACTGTGAAAAGCAGACCTGCCAAAAGTTCATGGCGGGCCTCGTGAAGTAGGAAATTAAACTGATTTGGAATGTCGAGCGGGTTCACGAGGACCCGCTCTTTCTTTGTCGTACATTTCCCCGTTTGCCAACCGCACTAAACTGCTGTATCCTTATCTCCCAAAAGTGAAACATAGAGATTTTATAGGGCGGATCCGGCCCTCTTCTGCGCTCGGGACGACGTCCGCGAACCCGCCTACGAACTCAAAGGCAATATGCCGTACCCAACGGATCTTTTCCTTGCATATAGTTCTCCGCTCTCGCGGGAGGAAATTCAGAAGCGCCTGTCGCTAAGAACACAGCAGACGACTCTCAGGTCTCAATTGCGGGTGATACTTGACCCAAGACGTCAGGATCCTCTTTGGACCGGAACTGTAGATAGCGCTGGCTTCCTGCTATGTCGCGATGCCCCTTTTTCTCCAAACGAGTATCTCGGGGCATTTCTGCCAGCCCGAACTGGTTGTCAACTTCACATTCGACTATCCGGCGCAGTGGACAGTGGTGCTGGGTGCGCGCTGGGAATCCTCGGCTTTGGTCTTGTGGTGATACTCGCTATTCTCTACGAGTTCCAATTCATCTCAGCAATACTCGCCATTGCTGCTTACTTCGGACTAGTGTCTCTATTGTCAAAACGGCTCTCGTTACGGAGGAGAGTTTCTGCTATGGAAGAGATGGCCTCCCTCCTGGAACTGGACCAACTACCCGGAGCCATTAAGTCGAATCACCGGTTGTGGCGGCGAAGAGAGAGGCGATATATCAAGATGGAGAGCGACAATGGCAAGGGTAAGCGTGTTGCAGGTGATGAGCTTGAGCAACTTATTAGCGGGGCGTTTGCCGCGGAAGAACGACGATGGCGAGTTGTCCCGGTATCCTGGCTAATAAGACTGCCATTAGATAGGCGCATTGCCTATGTGGCAGACCTGGGTCATGACCGGTACGATGTCAGGGCATGTATTGTAGAGCGGTCCGAGCGATTGGTGCGCCTGTCGGTGCAGGTGCGGTACTTTGCGGCCAGGTTTCTGGACCGGTTTGAAGAGCGTACTATCGAGATTCAGTTGCCCGTTTAGTCGTCCGACTTATACTAATCCACATTTGCCAATTTCATTAAACTGACGTATTCTTGCTTATAAACGTAAACATGTCCCATTCGCTGTCGCCCTGAGCGAAGTCGAAGGGTGAAAACATAGACTATAATATGGCTAAAGAGAAATCGACCAAAGTCAGACCGCAACTGCTCAAAGGATTCCGGGATTACCCGCCGGAAGAACAGATCGCCCGCGAAGCGATGCTTGGCAAAACCCGCGATGCTGTCGAGTTGATGGGATTTCTCCCATTGCAGACCGCCTCACTTGAACTGGCCGAGACACTCCTCGGCTCACATTACTCTTCTGATTCACTTGCCGAGCTATTCGGGTTCAAGGGGCCGGATGAGGTCGACATGGCGCTCCGGTATGAGTTCACGCTGTCGCTCGCCCGCTATGTCGCCAGCCAGCCGGAACTGGCGCTGCCATTCCGTCGCTATCAGTACGGCAATGTATGGCGAGTCGACAAGCCGGGGCCGGGTCGATATCGCGAATTCATGCAGTTTGATATTGATATCGTCGGGACAACCAATTTGCTCGCCGATGCTGAGATCATCGCCGCCATGGTGACGATCTTCGAGCATCTGGGCATCAAGAATTTCAAGGTCCGCTTCTCCAATCGGAAACTGCTCAACGGCGTAATCGAGTGGGCAGGGATTTCACCCGACCGCGGCCCCAATGTCATGCGGGTGATCGACAAACTGGAGAAACAGGAGAGAGGCGGTTTTGCTGGAGCTTGGCCCCGGACGGACCGACCGCTCCGGCGACAAGATCCCCGGACTTGGCTTGCCTGATTCTCAAATCAACAAGTTGTGCGTGTTCCTGGATTTCGCCGTCAAACATGGTTCAGACCCGCTTCTCGGTGCAGAACAATTGGTCGGCGGAATTGCCATCGCGAAAGAGGGGATCGAAGAACTACGTCAGATCCAGAGCTACCTCTCCTCGATGCAGATTTCACACGACAAGTTTGAGGTCGACTTGACAATCGTTCGCGGCCTCGGCTATTACACCGGCCCGGTTTTTGAAACGACCCTGACTGACCTTCCGGAATTCGGCTCGGTCTTTTCCGGCGGACGGTACGACAATCTGGTCGAACGATTCCTCAATAAATCCTTCCCAGCGGTGGGTGCATCGATCGGCATAGACCGACTTCTTGCTGCATTGATCGAACTGAAAGCGATTGAGCTGCGAACGTCGACCTCGCAAGTCTTGGTAACTACTATGGACCGAGACCGGATCGCCGATTACCTGAAGATTCTGCGTGAACTTCGCGATGCCGGTATCCGCGCTGAGATCTACTCCGGCGATACCAAAAATCTGACCAAGCAGGTGAAGTACGGCGATAAGGTCGGAATCCCTTTTGCGGTGATCGCGGGGTCAAACGAATTTGACGCCGGGACGATTACGGTCAAAAATCTTGAGGCTGGCCGGGTCAAGGGGTCCGAAACCGCCGACCGCGACGAATGGCTCAAAGCCTCGGGAATTCAGGAGACGATTCAGCGGAGTGAGCTGATTGGATATCTGAAGAAGCATCTCACGTATGGAAAGTAGAATGCGTGTTGTCACATGGATGGTCGCTGGTGCATTTGCCCTTGCCGCGGCCCTCTTTGGTTACGACTTGGTCCGGAAGCTGACCGTCTATCGTATGAAGGTGGACCCGTGGTTTTACCCGGAGAATGTGCTATTCATTCTGCTGTTTGTGCTCTTCCCCCTAGTGGTTGCCTGGGGGCTTGTATTTAGGAGACGATGGGTGTTTGCGGTTTATTCCACAGGGGCGGCGGCAATTGTTGTTTCTATCTTATGGAGTATGCAGCCGTTCAAGGGGTTTGATTTTGGATTTTTCGATAACATCTTGTTTCTGCTTGTCTTCTTTGTGTGGCCAGCGTTCATGGGCTGGGTAGTCTGGCGCTTGAGAAAGTCGTTTCAGATCATTTCGTAATTTCGTTTACGTAGGTCGCATCCGCAGACCTGCCAGGCAAAAGCGTCACCCAAAGCGAAGTCGAAGAACAGACCTGCCCGACAAGACTCGTCCTTCCGTCATTTTTCTGTCATTTGACCTGAGTCAAACCGTTTTCCTCAACATTTCCCGATACTCAGACTCGAAGGAATGATTAGTATGAGTATCGTGAAAACCGTTACCGCCGAAGTTAAGTCCCAGGTCGAACGACATGGGGTACAGAAACTCCGCTTTTACGCGCAAGTTGGCTCGCTTCTTCTCAATATCTGGATCGGGATTCAGTTCTACCTCTGGGTGAAACATATTCAATCCGGGGGAGAGGGATGGGCGATTCCCCGTCCTGCGGGAGTCGAGGGCTGGCTTCCGATCGGCTCGCTCGTCTCCCTGAAGCATTTCTTTGCGACCGGGATCATCAACGAGATTCATCCGGCCGGGTTGATCATCCTGATCATGATCCTCGTGACCGGGTTTGTCTTCCGCAAAGCGTTCTGCTCGTGGGTCTGCCCGGTTGGATTTATCTCCGAGCTGCTTGGCGATATTTCGGACAAAATGTTCGGAAAGCGGATTGTCCCGCCCAAATGGCTCGACTGGCCCCTCCGTTCGCTGAAGTACATTCTGCTGGGATTCTTTGTCTGGATAATCGTGGTCAAGATGAGCCCGGCCGCGATAGAGGCGTTTCTCTATTCGGACTACAACGTCGTCTCCGATGTCCTGATGCTTCGCTTCTTCACCGATATCACCATGTTTTCTCTGATTGTGATTGCGCTCTTGTTTGTAATGTCGCTGGTGATCCGCGGTTTCTGGTGCCGCTATCTCTGCCCTTATGGGCGCGTTGCTTGGAATATTTGGCATGATCTCGCCGACCCGCATCAAGCGGAACGAAGTTAGCTGCATCAATTGTTCTGCTTGCACCAAGGTTTGCCCATCGTTTATCAAGGTTGAGAAAGTCAAGCAGGTCTGGTCGGATGAATGTTCCGGATGCATGGCCTGTGTTGATTCATGCCCGATCAAAAACACTCTGGTCATAAAAGGACGAAGCTCTCGAAAAATAACTACTCGACAGTGGGCGGCCGCCATGCTTATAGTCTTCTGGGGAACGTTGCTCGCGGCAAAGTTGTTTGGACCATGGGACAACGCGATCACGCGGGAGCAGTACATACAGATGCTGCCGCAGGCTGAGCGCGGTGAATTCGGTCACCCCGGAGTGGATGGAAAATGAAAGCGAACGAGATCTCGGTCTTTGACAAATATGCGCACGAATATGATCTGATAACCAATGCGGTCGAACGAGAGAAATCGCATGGTCGCGAAGTCGATGCCCTGATCAGCACTTTCCAGCCCACGAGAGTGCTCGATGCCGGCTGTGCCACCGGTCTGACCTGCTATCTGTTTGCATCAAAAGGTATCCCGGCGACTGGGATTGACCGTGCGCCACGTATGATCGAGGTAGCGCGCGAGAAGTATGAAGAGTCCCGCCTGCCACTGACCTTCGTCCGTGGGCAGTTTGAGAAGCTCCCCAAAACTCTGCACGGCAAATTCAATCTGGTGGTCTGCCTCGCCAACAGTATCAGCGGCGTTTCAACCGCCGCCGGTCTGCTGGCGTCGCTCAGGTCGTTTCGCAAATGCCTGACTGAACAGGGGACTCTGGTGATTCAGATGTTGAATTTCGAGGCTATCAAGAAGGACCAGATCTTTCCGATCCGGGCCACGCGAAATGGCGACATTCTTTACCTGAGATACTCGGAGCGCGTAGGTGACCTTCAGCAGATCCACGTCATACGGACCGACCTCTCGACCCAGCCGCCATCATACGAGATTTTCCGCCATGCGTACCGCAGCCACACCAAGGCAAGTATGGAGTCGGCATTGCGCAAGGCAGGTTTCGGCAAAGTCTCGACTTTTGGAAAACTGGACCTTACCGAACGGTTCACGAAGGCCGCGCGCGATATGGTTTTCATCGCCCACGCCTGACCCAAACCGAGATTTAACATTGCGTTCTTCAATAACTTGGCTATCTTTGCCGGGATATGAAGAAGCTCCTGTTAGCCATTGCCTTACTGGCCATCGCCCCGCTTTCATTGCTTGCCCAGGTTGACACGCTGCAACCGGCGGCTACTTTCGAAGCATTCCGACCCGTCAATGACAGTCGTGTCTGGAATTTCGAGATCGACAAGCAAAACATCGGCACCCTGACCTCAACGATAACCGAGGAGAAGTCCATCGATGGTCTCGACGGTTACGTGATCGAACAGAAGCTGAGCCTCGATTTTCGCAAGGCCGGCACAGAGCTGACGATGCAGTCAGAGGGGGAGCAATACCTCTCGACCACCGGCGCCTATCTGGGATGCGAGTTATCCATCGAGATCAGCGGCCAGAGATCCAAGATCAAGATCAGGCGTGATGGCGATCGCCTCAAGGCCGAAGTGACGGCCGAGAACGGGAGTTCCGAGTCCGCAGAGCTATTCCCGCGCGATGGCTTTGGTTTTGAACTGTTTTATGTCGACCTGATGGAAGCCTATTTTGCTCTACAGGGGGCTGCTGTCGGTCAGACATTCGCAGACACACTCTACGCGGTGCAGTCGATGATTCCGGTCAATCTGAGCGCGCTCTGTCTCGACTACCGCTATCTCGGGCTCTTCACCGGAAAATACGACTCCGTTTTCATCATTAATGTCACCCTACCGGAAAGTTACCGGCTGCATATGAATCGGAGCCACCACCTCTTAAAGGTGGATATGCCGGATCGCAAGCTGAAGATCTACCAGGACTATGCCGGTCCGGCTCGCCAATCCGCTCGTGATCAAGAACCCGGCTTCAGCTTTGCCGGACTTATCAGAGCATTGCCGGTCATTCCGATCTATCTCGCTTTTGCGGCGATCGCGGTCTCACTCCTGGCCTGGCGTGGATGGCGTAATCGCAATGCCTATGCCGCATTTATTGGCGGGGCGGTCCTTTACCTGATTCTCCCCGGCACACTCCATCCGCTCCAGAAACTGATTGTCGATTCACTGGTCATACCAGCGGCAAAGCGTGGAGAGTCGCTTTGGATTCTGGCGATCCTTCCGACACTGGTGGGCGGTCTGCTCACCACGCTCTTGATCTACGGCGCGCTGTACTCATGGCAACGATTCAGAGCCGCACAGGCGGGTGATCTTTCGGCAATCGGCTGTTTTCTTGGCGCTGGATTGGCCCTGGCAGACTCAGTTTACCTGGCGACCACCATACCGTCCGGTTTGCTGATCTCCATGATGCTTCTTGAGCGTGCCGCTTTTGTCATTCTACTGGCGGTTGTTGGTGCCGTGCTCGGGCGGGCGATGGAACGTGACTTGCACGCCTTGATCAAAAACCTGGTCGCGGTGCTGATTCTCGTATCCGGATTCAAATATCTACCGATGCTGGTACAGGGGCGGATTGTCGAGCTCCAGCTCATGTACATTCTTGCGCTTCTTCTGGCTGTCATCCTCCTGGGGGTGGTGATGATCCTCCTGTCGCGCAGCAAAGCCAGGCTGGCGCGTGAGCGAAGAGGAACGCACTGACCGACATTCGGCTTTGTTGTTGACACCTATGCAGCCTCCGTCTATTTTCCACCGCTTAAGTTACCCTCCAAACCGAACAGGGGATTGCAACAGGTCGCATTGCTAAGGCTCCTATGACTGACGAAATAGTCTACGCCGGGATAGACATCGGCGGCACCAATATCAAGTACGGCTTGGTCGACTCACGCGGGAAAGTCCTGTTCAAAGAACAGCGTCCTACCCTGGTTGAGAAGGGGGCCGAACCGCTTATGCATCTGGTCACCAATATCGCTGAACGGCTTTTATATCAGGCGGCGGAAGAAGACCACCCCGTCAAATGGCTCGGCGTCGGCACCCCTGGCGCGGTTGACACCCGAATCGGCAAAGTGATCTCGTTGTCGCCAAACATCGAAGGTTGGCAGGGGATGGAGATCGGCCGGATCCTCAAAGAAAGATTGAATACCAGTGTGTATGTCGACAACGATGTCAACGCCATGGCCCTGGGCGAATCGCGATTTGGCGCGGCGGTAGGCTACAAGTCCGTTTTCTGTACGGCTGTCGGGACTGGGGTTGGAGGCGCTATACTATTGGATGGAAAGCTCTGGCGCGGTTCTAACTTTACGGCTGGTGAAATTGGCCATGTTTCAATCAATGCGAATGGTCCGACATGTCGATGTGGTAATCGTGGCTGTCTTGAAACCTACTGTTCCTCAGCGGCAATGCTTAATTCCGTTAAGTCACGTCTTGGCAACACGCTAACTCCTGCATTTGAAGAAGTACTTGAGGGACCGATCGAAGGGCTCACAATAAAGAAGCTGTTTGCCGCGGCCAAAAAAGGGGACGAGATCGCCCTCTCTGTGGTGACCGAATCAGCCCAGTATCTTGGTACCGCACTGGCCGGCGTGGTGAATCTTTTGAATCCTGAGATCGTAGTGGTGGGAGGAGGGGTTGCTGATGGTGGCGCCGGATTCCTCGAAACCGTCACCTCAGAAATTCGGAAACGTGCTTTTAGTACGGCCGTAGAAAACCTGAGAGTCGCCCGGGCTTCGCTGGGGAATGATGCCGGCTTCATTGGCGCCGGAATACTTGGAGATGCAAAAGTATGAATGCTGCAACCGCACATGCACGAGTCCCGATGGAACGCCCCCTGACTGTCAGGTTATCGCTCTGGTGGGGCTACATTTTTGCCGCCATGTATCTCCTGTACGGCGGCGTGTCGATTGTCCTGGCGATCCTCGATCGTCAGTACGTTGATATGGGGAAACCGATCATCCTGCTGGTCCTCGGCCTCCTGCTAATCATGGTGGCGATGGCCTTTCGGGACGGAAAGGCCTGGGGATGGTACGGTCTGGTAGCCATTAACGGCGGCGTGATCATTCTGGCGCTGTTAGGGCTGACCCATGTTGAGAGTATCGTTTTACTGGTGCTTGCGGTCGCCGCGCTGGCTGCCTTGTTTACTCCTGCCACGAAGGGATATGTCTTCGGCGGAAACTGATGTTGGTCTGTCAATGGGGGCGGCAGTTCCTGATTGCCGCTATCAGATCTTTCAGGCTAACAACCTGCGTGACATAGGCTCTTGAATCTGCTTGACATATCTCAAAAAGCTGCTACTTTGGCAAGCCTGACAATTTAATCGTCCAATATTTCCTGGCGCCCTAGCTCAGTTGGTAGAGCAGCAGACTGAAAATCTGCGTGTCCGCAGTTCGATTCTGCGGGGCGCCACTTTTTATTGCCGATTGTATGGGGGAGAGATCGATCTAATGCTGAGAATCGGTACCGCAGGTTCCGCAACCACCACAGGCCGTGATCGCCTGAGTCAGAACATCTACCTTGATCAATGCCATCATCCGGACCCCTTTAGGACCATGCTCGACCGTTTCTATCGCACAGATGGAATCCGGAGTTGATTGGGCAGTCCCGAGCAGAGCCTGAAGACCAGATTGCACTGCCAGCAGATGTTTGATCGTCAAAAACTCCCACGTGTCACTTGGAGTCGGAAACTCGCTGAGAACGACATCCGGTGTCGTGCTAAGTATCTCTTCAGCCGGTCGGTTCTCGATCCATTTTCTGAGTAAGGAAGGATTACCAACACCACCGCCACA contains:
- a CDS encoding ATP phosphoribosyltransferase regulatory subunit, producing the protein MAKEKSTKVRPQLLKGFRDYPPEEQIAREAMLGKTRDAVELMGFLPLQTASLELAETLLGSHYSSDSLAELFGFKGPDEVDMALRYEFTLSLARYVASQPELALPFRRYQYGNVWRVDKPGPGRYREFMQFDIDIVGTTNLLADAEIIAAMVTIFEHLGIKNFKVRFSNRKLLNGVIEWAGISPDRGPNVMRVIDKLEKQERGGFAGAWPRTDRPLRRQDPRTWLA
- a CDS encoding 4Fe-4S binding protein — encoded protein: MSIVKTVTAEVKSQVERHGVQKLRFYAQVGSLLLNIWIGIQFYLWVKHIQSGGEGWAIPRPAGVEGWLPIGSLVSLKHFFATGIINEIHPAGLIILIMILVTGFVFRKAFCSWVCPVGFISELLGDISDKMFGKRIVPPKWLDWPLRSLKYILLGFFVWIIVVKMSPAAIEAFLYSDYNVVSDVLMLRFFTDITMFSLIVIALLFVMSLVIRGFWCRYLCPYGRVAWNIWHDLADPHQAERS
- a CDS encoding MmgE/PrpD family protein, producing the protein MAHDGPLDKSLSRQIAEFAVSLRYEQLPKEVVHEVKRYLYDSVGCALGGSKTKDVGILRDIYTDFGGKAEATTLIFGDKMPAVNATLVNSLMIRALDFNDIYWKEDPSHPSDIIPAALSVGEMMNSSMEEVIVAIVLAYEFEQRLCEFAVPGVRERKWHHATLTQFVSPIVAGKLMHLSVDQMVNAIGINGCHNHTIGCPTAGKLTMMKNTVDPMATQTGVFAAMMAKRGYTGTEAVFEGKEGFMDCFGPGWAKQNLVGGLGQSYRIMQCSMKAFPTEALTHTHITATLKTIKDNDIKTDQIDTVTVTTIARACDILFDPHKYRPESRETADHSLPYCIAAAIVDRKITTQSFSDEKMKDPRIWDVIDKIKGEASKEFEAMFPAKQPSKVVVKTKDGREFSSYLEYPKGDPREPMTMEDLDTKFGALAEGILTADRQKQWRDSIMNCEKQTCQKFMAGLVK
- a CDS encoding ATP phosphoribosyltransferase regulatory subunit, translated to MLELGPGRTDRSGDKIPGLGLPDSQINKLCVFLDFAVKHGSDPLLGAEQLVGGIAIAKEGIEELRQIQSYLSSMQISHDKFEVDLTIVRGLGYYTGPVFETTLTDLPEFGSVFSGGRYDNLVERFLNKSFPAVGASIGIDRLLAALIELKAIELRTSTSQVLVTTMDRDRIADYLKILRELRDAGIRAEIYSGDTKNLTKQVKYGDKVGIPFAVIAGSNEFDAGTITVKNLEAGRVKGSETADRDEWLKASGIQETIQRSELIGYLKKHLTYGK
- a CDS encoding ROK family protein is translated as MTDEIVYAGIDIGGTNIKYGLVDSRGKVLFKEQRPTLVEKGAEPLMHLVTNIAERLLYQAAEEDHPVKWLGVGTPGAVDTRIGKVISLSPNIEGWQGMEIGRILKERLNTSVYVDNDVNAMALGESRFGAAVGYKSVFCTAVGTGVGGAILLDGKLWRGSNFTAGEIGHVSINANGPTCRCGNRGCLETYCSSAAMLNSVKSRLGNTLTPAFEEVLEGPIEGLTIKKLFAAAKKGDEIALSVVTESAQYLGTALAGVVNLLNPEIVVVGGGVADGGAGFLETVTSEIRKRAFSTAVENLRVARASLGNDAGFIGAGILGDAKV
- a CDS encoding class I SAM-dependent methyltransferase, whose translation is MKANEISVFDKYAHEYDLITNAVEREKSHGREVDALISTFQPTRVLDAGCATGLTCYLFASKGIPATGIDRAPRMIEVAREKYEESRLPLTFVRGQFEKLPKTLHGKFNLVVCLANSISGVSTAAGLLASLRSFRKCLTEQGTLVIQMLNFEAIKKDQIFPIRATRNGDILYLRYSERVGDLQQIHVIRTDLSTQPPSYEIFRHAYRSHTKASMESALRKAGFGKVSTFGKLDLTERFTKAARDMVFIAHA
- a CDS encoding 4Fe-4S dicluster domain-containing protein; the encoded protein is MISPTRIKRNEVSCINCSACTKVCPSFIKVEKVKQVWSDECSGCMACVDSCPIKNTLVIKGRSSRKITTRQWAAAMLIVFWGTLLAAKLFGPWDNAITREQYIQMLPQAERGEFGHPGVDGK